Proteins found in one Cobetia sp. L2A1 genomic segment:
- the yhbY gene encoding ribosome assembly RNA-binding protein YhbY — MSLSQAQKKAFRSIGHHLDPIVTVSENGLSEGVMNELERALHDHELIKLKLAINDREARAEVARHLCSESGATLIQSIGKIALLYRRNPQAKPKLSNVQRFNEK; from the coding sequence ATGAGCTTGTCACAGGCACAAAAGAAAGCATTTCGCAGCATCGGGCACCATCTTGACCCGATCGTTACCGTTTCAGAGAACGGCCTCTCAGAGGGCGTAATGAATGAACTGGAACGCGCACTGCACGATCACGAGCTGATCAAACTCAAGCTGGCGATCAATGATCGCGAGGCCCGCGCTGAGGTGGCACGCCACCTGTGCAGCGAGTCCGGTGCGACACTGATTCAGAGTATCGGCAAGATTGCCTTGCTCTATCGCCGTAATCCGCAGGCCAAGCCGAAGCTATCCAACGTGCAGCGCTTCAACGAAAAGTGA
- the carB gene encoding carbamoyl-phosphate synthase large subunit: MPKRTDLKSILIIGAGPIVIGQACEFDYSGAQACKALREEGYRVILVNSNPATIMTDPSMADATYIEPITWETVARIIEKERPDAILPTMGGQTALNCALALESEGVLEKFGVEMIGANADTIDKAEDRDRFDKAMKKIGLACPKAKVAHSMEEAWEIQAELGFPSIIRPSFTMGGSGGGIAYNREEFEEICHRGFELSPTRELLIDESLLGWKEYEMEVVRDKNDNCIIVCAIENFDPMGVHTGDSITVAPAQTLTDKEYQLMRDASLAVLREIGVETGGSNVQFGICPDTGRMVVIEMNPRVSRSSALASKATGFPIARIAAKLAVGYTLDELQNDITGGKTPASFEPSIDYVVTKIPRFTFEKFPQANDRLTTQMKSVGEVMAIGRTFQESLQKALRGMETGVDGLDPIVEDFSDESMARIKGELQAAGAERIFYIADAMRAGLDIEEIFRLTNIDRWFLVQLADLVASEGDIASLSLGDIDADRIYRLKRKGFSDARMARLMGVSEKALRRHRQKLGVRPVYKRVDTCAAEFASDTAYMYSTYEEECEAEVSDKKKIMVLGGGPNRIGQGIEFDYCCVHASIAMREDGYETIMVNCNPETVSTDYDTSDRLYFEPVTLEDVLEIADKEKPVGVIVQFGGQTPLKLARELEAAGVPIIGTTPDAIDRAEDRERFQQMIEKLGLIQPENATARSFEEAFVKAEVIGYPLVVRPSYVLGGRAMEIVYSASELENYMTHAVKVSNDSPVLLDHFLNAAIEVDIDAVSDGKQVVIGAIMQHIEQAGIHSGDSACALPPYSLPAGVQEEMREQVKRMALELNVVGLMNVQLAWQDGVIYVIEVNPRASRTVPFVSKCIGKSLAQIAARCMAGQTLEDIGFTQEIVPTFYSVKEAVLPFAKFPGVDPILSPEMKSTGEVMGSGDTFAEAFYKAQLGAGEAIPALTGDRKAFLSVREFDKAGVIEVARSLVTLGFTLCATRGTAEVIAAAGLEVEPVNKVFEGRPHIVDMIKNGEIAYIVNTTEGRQAINDSSVIRRTALSHKVPYATTLAGANAVCMALAYGNDVKVRRLQDMHAGVMI; the protein is encoded by the coding sequence ATGCCGAAACGTACAGACTTGAAAAGCATTCTGATCATCGGCGCCGGCCCCATCGTTATCGGCCAGGCGTGCGAATTTGACTACTCCGGCGCTCAGGCCTGCAAGGCCCTGCGCGAAGAGGGTTACCGAGTCATCCTGGTCAACTCCAATCCGGCGACCATCATGACCGATCCGTCAATGGCCGATGCGACCTACATTGAGCCGATCACGTGGGAAACCGTGGCGCGCATCATCGAGAAGGAGCGTCCGGATGCCATTCTGCCGACCATGGGTGGCCAGACCGCACTGAACTGTGCGTTGGCGCTGGAAAGTGAAGGCGTGCTCGAGAAGTTTGGCGTCGAGATGATCGGTGCCAATGCCGACACCATCGATAAAGCCGAAGATCGCGATCGCTTTGATAAGGCGATGAAGAAGATCGGCCTGGCGTGCCCGAAAGCCAAGGTCGCTCACTCCATGGAAGAAGCCTGGGAAATTCAGGCTGAGCTAGGCTTCCCGTCCATCATTCGTCCCAGCTTCACCATGGGCGGTTCCGGTGGCGGCATTGCTTACAACCGTGAGGAGTTCGAGGAGATCTGTCATCGCGGCTTCGAGCTGTCGCCAACGCGCGAGTTGTTGATCGACGAATCGTTGCTGGGCTGGAAGGAATACGAGATGGAGGTCGTTCGTGACAAGAACGACAACTGTATCATCGTGTGTGCCATCGAGAACTTCGATCCGATGGGCGTGCACACCGGCGACTCCATCACCGTCGCACCCGCGCAGACGCTGACGGACAAGGAATACCAGTTGATGCGTGATGCATCGCTGGCTGTCCTGCGTGAGATCGGTGTCGAGACTGGTGGCTCCAACGTCCAGTTCGGCATCTGTCCGGACACTGGCCGCATGGTCGTCATCGAGATGAACCCGCGTGTGTCACGTTCTTCGGCGCTGGCCTCCAAGGCGACCGGTTTCCCGATCGCCAGGATCGCCGCCAAGCTGGCCGTCGGCTACACGCTGGATGAGCTGCAGAACGACATCACTGGTGGCAAGACGCCAGCATCCTTCGAGCCGTCCATCGATTACGTCGTCACCAAGATTCCGCGCTTCACCTTCGAGAAGTTCCCGCAGGCCAATGACCGTCTGACCACCCAGATGAAGTCGGTCGGCGAAGTCATGGCCATCGGTCGTACCTTCCAGGAATCCCTGCAGAAGGCGCTGCGTGGCATGGAGACTGGCGTCGATGGTCTCGACCCCATCGTCGAGGATTTCAGCGACGAGAGCATGGCGCGCATCAAGGGCGAGCTTCAGGCTGCCGGTGCCGAGCGTATCTTCTATATCGCCGATGCCATGCGTGCGGGGCTGGATATCGAAGAAATATTCCGCCTGACCAATATCGATCGTTGGTTCCTGGTGCAGTTGGCTGATCTGGTTGCCTCGGAAGGCGATATCGCCAGTCTGTCATTGGGTGACATTGATGCTGATCGCATCTACCGCCTCAAGCGCAAGGGTTTCAGCGATGCCCGCATGGCACGCCTGATGGGTGTGTCCGAGAAGGCGCTGCGTCGTCATCGTCAGAAGCTGGGTGTGCGTCCGGTCTACAAGCGTGTCGACACCTGTGCTGCCGAGTTCGCCTCTGATACTGCCTACATGTACTCCACCTACGAGGAGGAGTGTGAGGCTGAAGTCAGCGACAAGAAGAAGATCATGGTGCTGGGGGGCGGTCCCAACCGTATCGGTCAAGGTATCGAGTTCGACTATTGCTGTGTTCATGCCTCTATCGCCATGCGCGAAGACGGTTACGAGACCATCATGGTCAACTGCAACCCGGAAACCGTGTCCACCGATTACGACACCTCCGATCGTCTCTACTTCGAGCCTGTGACACTTGAAGACGTGCTGGAAATCGCCGACAAGGAGAAGCCGGTCGGTGTCATCGTACAGTTCGGCGGCCAGACGCCGCTGAAGCTGGCGCGCGAACTGGAAGCCGCGGGTGTGCCGATCATTGGTACCACGCCGGATGCCATTGACCGTGCAGAAGATCGTGAGCGTTTCCAGCAGATGATCGAGAAGCTCGGTCTGATTCAGCCGGAAAATGCCACCGCACGCAGTTTCGAGGAAGCCTTCGTCAAGGCAGAAGTCATTGGCTATCCGCTGGTGGTACGTCCTAGCTACGTGCTGGGCGGCCGTGCAATGGAAATCGTCTACTCGGCTTCTGAGCTCGAGAATTACATGACCCACGCGGTCAAGGTGTCCAATGACTCGCCGGTACTGTTGGATCACTTCCTGAATGCTGCCATCGAGGTCGATATCGATGCCGTCTCCGACGGCAAGCAGGTCGTGATCGGTGCCATCATGCAGCACATCGAACAGGCGGGTATTCACTCCGGTGACTCGGCCTGTGCACTGCCGCCGTACTCACTGCCGGCTGGCGTGCAGGAAGAGATGCGTGAGCAGGTCAAGCGCATGGCGCTGGAGCTGAATGTCGTCGGTTTGATGAACGTCCAGCTGGCGTGGCAGGATGGCGTGATTTACGTCATTGAAGTCAATCCGCGTGCTTCGCGTACCGTGCCGTTCGTCTCAAAATGCATTGGTAAGTCGCTGGCGCAGATCGCGGCGCGCTGCATGGCAGGTCAGACGCTGGAAGACATCGGCTTCACCCAGGAAATCGTGCCGACCTTCTACAGCGTGAAGGAAGCGGTGCTGCCGTTCGCCAAGTTCCCGGGTGTCGACCCGATCCTGTCACCGGAAATGAAGTCGACTGGTGAAGTGATGGGCTCTGGTGATACCTTCGCCGAGGCTTTCTACAAGGCGCAGCTGGGCGCTGGTGAAGCCATCCCGGCCTTGACGGGGGATCGCAAGGCCTTCCTGTCCGTGCGTGAGTTTGATAAGGCGGGCGTTATCGAGGTGGCTCGCTCTCTGGTAACATTAGGCTTTACGCTTTGTGCTACCCGAGGCACGGCAGAGGTCATCGCCGCTGCCGGGCTCGAGGTTGAACCCGTCAATAAGGTGTTCGAGGGGCGGCCGCATATCGTCGATATGATCAAGAACGGCGAGATCGCCTACATCGTCAACACCACTGAGGGGCGTCAGGCCATCAATGACTCGTCCGTGATTCGCCGCACTGCGCTATCGCACAAGGTACCCTATGCCACGACGTTGGCGGGTGCCAACGCTGTGTGCATGGCGCTTGCGTACGGTAACGACGTCAAGGTCCGTCGTCTTCAGGATATGCATGCAGGAGTCATGATATGA
- the carA gene encoding glutamine-hydrolyzing carbamoyl-phosphate synthase small subunit, producing the protein MIKPAILALEDGSVFHGSAIGADGQTSGEVVFNTAMTGYQEILTDPSYTRQIVTLTYPHIGNTGINDEDNESDHVAAAGLVIRDLPLMASSFRSTRSLDQYLRDENVIGIADIDTRRLTRILRAKGSLNGAILAGDAAQGESAVERALEAARAFPGLKGMDLAKEVSCTEHFEWHEGEWTLGAGYADTRESERPFHVVAYDYGVKHNILRMLASRGCRLTVVPAQTPAADVLALKPDGIFLSNGPGDPEPCDYAIEAIGALLETDTPLFGICLGHQLLALASGATTVKMGHGHHGANHPVQDLDSGVVMITSQNHGFAVDEDSLPASLRATHKSLFDGSLQGIERTDRPAFSFQGHPEASPGPRDVAPLFDRFIDMMQARR; encoded by the coding sequence TTGATCAAACCCGCGATACTAGCCTTGGAAGATGGCAGTGTATTTCACGGCAGCGCCATCGGCGCTGATGGGCAGACCAGTGGCGAAGTGGTGTTCAATACCGCCATGACGGGATATCAGGAAATCCTGACAGACCCCTCCTATACCCGACAGATCGTCACCCTGACCTACCCCCATATCGGTAATACCGGCATCAATGATGAGGACAACGAGTCCGATCACGTTGCTGCTGCAGGCCTGGTGATTCGCGACCTCCCACTGATGGCCAGTAGCTTCCGCTCCACTCGCTCTCTTGATCAGTATCTTCGTGATGAGAATGTCATCGGTATCGCTGATATCGACACACGTCGTCTGACGCGCATTCTACGAGCCAAGGGCTCGCTGAATGGTGCCATTCTGGCGGGTGATGCAGCGCAAGGTGAAAGTGCTGTTGAGCGTGCACTGGAAGCGGCGCGCGCCTTCCCTGGTCTAAAGGGCATGGACCTGGCCAAGGAAGTCTCCTGCACCGAGCACTTTGAGTGGCACGAAGGTGAATGGACGCTGGGTGCTGGCTATGCCGACACCCGCGAGTCCGAGCGCCCCTTCCATGTGGTCGCTTATGATTACGGTGTGAAGCACAACATCCTGCGTATGCTGGCATCGCGCGGTTGTCGTCTGACGGTCGTACCGGCCCAGACACCTGCAGCTGATGTGCTGGCGCTCAAGCCGGATGGTATCTTCCTGTCCAATGGTCCGGGTGATCCTGAGCCGTGTGACTATGCCATCGAAGCTATTGGTGCGCTGCTTGAGACGGATACGCCGCTGTTCGGTATCTGCCTGGGTCATCAGCTGTTGGCCCTGGCCTCTGGCGCGACCACCGTCAAGATGGGACACGGTCACCATGGTGCCAATCACCCGGTACAAGACCTCGACAGTGGCGTCGTGATGATCACCAGCCAGAATCATGGCTTTGCGGTTGATGAAGACAGCCTGCCAGCCAGTCTGCGTGCGACACACAAGTCGTTGTTTGACGGCAGCCTGCAAGGAATCGAGCGTACTGATCGTCCGGCCTTCAGTTTCCAGGGACATCCGGAAGCCAGTCCCGGCCCACGGGACGTCGCGCCACTGTTCGATCGTTTCATCGACATGATGCAGGCGCGACGCTGA
- the folP gene encoding dihydropteroate synthase: MTNSAALPSHEPLVRHVALLDCGGRPLDLSRPRVMGILNVTPDSFSDGGRSTSAGNALRNAEQMLLDGAAMIDVGGESTRPGATPVSIDEELDRVCPVVERLVSELGALVSVDTSSPEVMRETARLGAGMINDVRALRREGALEAAAASGLPVCLMHMRGEPGSMQQDTDYAQSIEDEVSEFLATRIIACEAAGIPRQHLLLDPGFGFGKSLEDNLRLYHRMAQLHEFNLPLLIGTSRKSMIGNALGRAVEDRLAGNLALTALAVREGARLLRVHDVAPTVDAVDMAWAVLQEGTQ; this comes from the coding sequence ATGACCAATTCAGCCGCTTTGCCATCTCACGAGCCCTTGGTGCGCCACGTTGCGCTGCTTGATTGTGGTGGCCGGCCGCTCGACCTTTCTCGCCCGCGTGTGATGGGCATTCTCAATGTCACGCCAGACTCTTTTTCTGACGGCGGACGTAGTACTTCGGCAGGGAATGCACTGCGCAATGCTGAGCAGATGCTGCTCGATGGCGCGGCAATGATTGATGTCGGGGGCGAGTCCACCCGACCTGGTGCCACGCCGGTCAGTATCGATGAGGAGCTGGATCGTGTCTGTCCTGTCGTGGAGCGGTTGGTGAGTGAGCTGGGCGCTCTGGTGAGCGTTGATACCAGCAGTCCCGAGGTCATGCGCGAAACGGCGAGGTTGGGTGCCGGCATGATCAATGACGTGCGTGCGCTGCGCCGAGAAGGTGCGCTCGAAGCCGCCGCCGCCAGCGGCCTGCCCGTCTGCTTGATGCACATGCGTGGTGAGCCGGGCAGCATGCAGCAGGACACCGACTATGCGCAGTCGATCGAGGATGAGGTGAGCGAGTTTCTCGCCACTCGCATCATCGCCTGTGAAGCCGCTGGAATTCCGCGCCAGCACCTGCTGCTTGACCCCGGCTTTGGTTTTGGCAAGTCACTGGAAGATAACCTGCGCCTGTATCATCGCATGGCGCAGTTACACGAATTCAACCTCCCGCTGCTGATCGGCACATCACGCAAGAGCATGATCGGCAATGCCCTCGGGCGTGCGGTGGAGGATAGGCTGGCTGGCAACCTGGCACTGACGGCGCTCGCCGTTCGTGAAGGAGCCCGGCTATTACGCGTTCACGACGTGGCCCCGACTGTCGACGCTGTCGACATGGCCTGGGCCGTGCTACAGGAAGGCACGCAATAA
- the ftsH gene encoding ATP-dependent zinc metalloprotease FtsH, whose translation MNDMAKNLILWLIIAAVLLTVFNNFSVDNSPQAMNYSQFVQQVQNDRIKSVTIDGYTIEGERADGSNFTTIRPSASDPKLMDDLLSNKVEVIGKKPEQQSLWTRLLIASFPILIILAIFMFFMRQMQGGGAGKGGPMSFGKSKAKLLSQDQIKTTFGDVAGCDEAKEDVEELVDFLKDPSKFQRLGGQIPRGVLLIGPPGTGKTLLAKAIAGEAKVPFFSISGSDFVEMFVGVGASRVRDMFEQAKKQAPCIIFIDEIDAVGRQRGSGMGGGNDEREQTLNQLLVEMDGFEANDGIIVIAATNRPDVLDPALLRPGRFDRQVMVGLPDIRGREHILGVHLRKVPMGDDVVPVNIARGTPGFSGADLANLVNEAALFAARRNKRLVSMEELELAKDKIMMGAERKSMVMSEKEKRNTAYHESGHAIIGLVMPEHDPVYKVSIIPRGRALGVTMFLPEEDRYSFSRQQIISQICSLFGGRIAEEMTLGPNGVTTGASNDIKRATELAHNMVAKWGLSSEMGPIMYDEDESHQFLGGSGQGGGKLKSGDTTSRLDKEVRRIIDECYAKAQQILEENRDKLDAMTEALMTYETIDASQLADIMKGLTPKPPRDWEDPSSGSGGSATPVALEKPVAEAPQDDSEDEDDDARRRPSDPLGGPSGH comes from the coding sequence TTGAACGACATGGCGAAGAACCTGATTCTCTGGTTGATCATCGCGGCAGTCCTGCTGACGGTGTTCAACAACTTCAGCGTCGATAACTCGCCGCAGGCGATGAACTATTCACAGTTCGTCCAGCAGGTGCAGAACGACCGGATCAAAAGTGTGACCATTGATGGTTACACCATTGAGGGTGAGCGAGCTGATGGCTCAAACTTCACCACGATCCGGCCGTCGGCGTCCGATCCCAAGCTGATGGATGACCTGCTGTCCAACAAGGTCGAGGTCATTGGCAAGAAGCCGGAACAGCAGTCGCTGTGGACACGACTGTTGATCGCCAGCTTCCCGATCCTGATCATTCTGGCTATCTTCATGTTCTTCATGCGCCAGATGCAGGGCGGTGGTGCAGGCAAGGGCGGGCCGATGAGCTTCGGCAAGTCCAAGGCCAAGCTGCTGAGTCAAGACCAGATCAAGACCACCTTCGGTGATGTCGCGGGCTGTGATGAGGCGAAGGAGGATGTCGAGGAGCTAGTCGACTTCCTCAAGGACCCCAGCAAGTTTCAGCGCCTTGGCGGTCAGATTCCACGCGGCGTGTTGCTCATAGGTCCGCCGGGTACAGGTAAGACTCTGCTTGCCAAGGCCATCGCCGGTGAAGCCAAGGTGCCGTTCTTCAGCATTTCTGGTTCTGACTTTGTCGAGATGTTTGTCGGCGTGGGTGCTTCCCGTGTCCGTGACATGTTCGAGCAGGCCAAGAAGCAGGCGCCGTGTATCATCTTCATCGATGAGATTGATGCTGTAGGTCGTCAGCGTGGCTCTGGCATGGGCGGCGGGAATGATGAGCGCGAGCAGACGTTGAATCAGCTGCTGGTCGAGATGGATGGCTTTGAGGCCAACGATGGCATCATCGTCATCGCTGCGACCAACCGCCCTGACGTGCTTGATCCGGCGCTGCTGCGTCCGGGCCGCTTCGATCGCCAGGTCATGGTGGGCCTGCCGGATATTCGCGGTCGTGAGCATATCCTTGGCGTTCACCTGCGCAAGGTGCCGATGGGTGATGATGTCGTGCCGGTCAATATTGCACGCGGTACGCCAGGCTTCTCGGGTGCTGATTTGGCTAACCTCGTCAACGAGGCTGCCTTGTTCGCGGCACGTCGCAACAAGCGTCTGGTCAGCATGGAAGAGCTGGAGCTGGCCAAGGACAAGATCATGATGGGCGCCGAGCGCAAATCGATGGTCATGTCCGAGAAAGAGAAGCGCAATACGGCTTATCACGAGTCTGGCCATGCCATCATCGGTCTGGTGATGCCAGAGCATGATCCGGTCTATAAGGTTTCGATCATTCCTCGCGGCCGTGCGCTGGGCGTGACGATGTTCCTGCCGGAAGAAGATCGCTACAGCTTCTCGCGCCAGCAGATCATCAGTCAGATCTGTTCACTGTTCGGTGGCCGTATCGCTGAAGAAATGACATTGGGCCCGAATGGCGTCACCACTGGGGCTTCCAACGATATCAAGCGTGCCACTGAGCTGGCGCACAACATGGTCGCCAAGTGGGGCCTCTCCAGTGAGATGGGCCCAATCATGTACGACGAGGACGAGTCTCATCAGTTCCTCGGCGGCTCGGGCCAGGGGGGTGGCAAGCTGAAGTCTGGCGACACCACATCGCGTCTCGATAAAGAAGTGCGACGTATCATCGACGAGTGTTATGCCAAGGCGCAGCAGATTCTTGAAGAGAATCGCGACAAGCTCGACGCCATGACTGAAGCGCTGATGACATACGAAACCATTGATGCAAGCCAGTTGGCTGATATCATGAAGGGCCTTACGCCGAAACCACCGAGGGATTGGGAAGACCCGTCCAGTGGCAGTGGTGGTTCAGCTACACCAGTGGCGCTAGAGAAGCCTGTGGCTGAAGCACCACAGGATGATAGCGAGGACGAGGATGATGATGCACGTCGTCGTCCCTCTGATCCTCTAGGCGGCCCGAGCGGACACTGA
- the dapB gene encoding 4-hydroxy-tetrahydrodipicolinate reductase, producing the protein MTRIAIMGVAGRMGRTLVEAVGAVDELTLAAGVVESGSSLAGVDIGELAGQGRLGVLASEGLAAVIDDIDVVIDFTMPQVTLDNLALCAEHGKRMVIGTTGFSPEQLAQLDSYRDSVPFVFAANMSSGVNLTLKLLETAARALGDAGYDIEIIEAHHRHKVDAPSGTALAMGEAVAHAIGRDLETHGVFAREGQCGPRTDKEIGFSTVRAGDIVGEHTVMFATEGERIEITHKASSRMTFAKGAARAAGWLAGREVGRYDMQDVLGLK; encoded by the coding sequence ATGACCCGTATCGCAATCATGGGCGTCGCCGGACGCATGGGACGCACGCTGGTCGAGGCCGTGGGCGCTGTCGACGAGCTGACACTGGCCGCGGGTGTGGTCGAATCGGGTAGCTCGCTGGCCGGTGTCGATATCGGTGAGTTAGCGGGGCAGGGACGCCTGGGAGTACTGGCCAGCGAAGGGCTCGCGGCTGTCATTGACGACATCGATGTCGTGATTGATTTCACCATGCCACAGGTGACGCTTGATAACCTCGCGCTGTGTGCCGAGCACGGCAAGCGCATGGTGATCGGCACCACGGGTTTTTCGCCTGAGCAGCTGGCGCAGCTCGACAGCTATCGCGATAGCGTGCCGTTTGTCTTTGCCGCCAACATGAGCTCTGGTGTCAATTTGACGCTCAAGCTGCTGGAGACCGCGGCGCGTGCGCTGGGCGATGCCGGCTATGACATCGAGATCATCGAGGCCCACCATCGTCACAAGGTAGATGCACCGTCCGGTACTGCGCTGGCAATGGGAGAAGCGGTAGCACATGCCATCGGGCGGGATCTTGAGACACACGGTGTCTTTGCGCGTGAAGGCCAGTGCGGTCCACGTACTGACAAGGAGATCGGTTTTTCCACGGTGCGGGCTGGTGATATCGTCGGTGAACATACCGTGATGTTTGCGACGGAAGGTGAGCGTATCGAGATAACCCACAAGGCCTCTAGTCGTATGACCTTTGCCAAAGGTGCTGCGCGTGCCGCTGGCTGGCTGGCTGGCCGTGAGGTCGGTCGTTATGACATGCAGGACGTGCTAGGCCTCAAGTGA
- the greA gene encoding transcription elongation factor GreA: protein MSRSPMTVEGEDRLRKELERLKGTDRPRVIADIAVAREHGDLKENAEYHAAREQQGFIEGRIQEIESKLSISQVIDVTKLPKTGKVIFGTTVVLMNLDDDSEVRYRIVGEDEASIKDGKISVTSPIARALIGKEEGDVVMVRTPGGNVEYEISEVHYI from the coding sequence ATGAGTAGAAGTCCGATGACCGTTGAGGGCGAAGATCGCCTGCGCAAGGAACTTGAGCGCCTCAAGGGCACGGATCGCCCGCGGGTCATCGCTGACATCGCAGTCGCGCGTGAACATGGTGATCTCAAGGAGAACGCCGAGTACCACGCAGCGCGTGAGCAGCAAGGCTTTATTGAAGGGCGTATTCAAGAGATCGAAAGCAAGTTGTCGATTAGCCAGGTCATCGATGTCACCAAGCTGCCGAAGACGGGCAAGGTGATTTTCGGTACCACCGTGGTCCTGATGAATCTCGATGATGATAGCGAAGTCCGCTATCGCATCGTTGGCGAAGATGAAGCCAGTATCAAGGATGGCAAGATCTCCGTTACCTCGCCGATCGCGCGTGCGCTGATCGGTAAGGAAGAAGGCGATGTGGTAATGGTGCGTACACCGGGTGGTAATGTGGAATATGAAATCTCCGAAGTGCATTACATCTGA
- the rlmE gene encoding 23S rRNA (uridine(2552)-2'-O)-methyltransferase RlmE: MALPSKSSAGWMKEHFDDAYVQRSWADGYRSRASYKLIEIDDKDRLLKPGATVIDLGAAPGGWSQVAADRVGIEGVVIASDILEMDALAGVNFIQGDFTEDAVLESILATLGKRPVDLVISDMAPNMSGMNAIDQPAGMYLVELALDLARQTLKPGGSFLVKIFQGEGFDAYLKDMRTSFNKVVTRKPDASRTRSREVYLLGQGYKR, translated from the coding sequence GTGGCTCTCCCCAGCAAGAGCAGTGCTGGCTGGATGAAGGAACACTTCGATGATGCCTATGTCCAGCGTAGCTGGGCCGACGGTTATCGTTCCCGCGCCAGCTATAAATTGATTGAAATTGATGACAAGGACCGCCTGCTCAAGCCGGGTGCGACGGTCATCGACCTTGGAGCAGCCCCGGGTGGCTGGAGCCAAGTTGCCGCAGATCGTGTGGGTATAGAAGGTGTCGTCATTGCCTCCGATATCCTCGAGATGGATGCGCTTGCGGGAGTCAACTTCATCCAGGGCGATTTCACGGAAGACGCTGTGCTGGAGTCTATTCTGGCCACGTTGGGCAAGCGCCCTGTGGATCTGGTGATTTCCGATATGGCGCCCAACATGAGCGGCATGAATGCCATTGACCAGCCCGCCGGAATGTATCTGGTCGAGTTGGCGCTGGATCTAGCGCGTCAGACGCTAAAGCCGGGCGGCAGCTTCCTGGTCAAGATATTCCAGGGCGAGGGCTTTGATGCCTACCTGAAGGACATGCGCACCAGCTTCAACAAGGTGGTCACGCGCAAGCCTGATGCCTCGCGTACTCGCTCACGTGAGGTCTATCTGCTGGGGCAGGGCTACAAGAGGTGA